One Methanocellales archaeon genomic window, TAAGATCGTCAAAGATGGTTTGATTACCATAATACAGTTCAGCGAGCTGGATTAGCGTCAGCGTTCTGTAGCCGCATGCATCTAACATGGGATTTGAGAAGCCGAATTTTACACCAGGTCTAGCGAGAACCTCATACCAGTTAGATTCGTTTATCTCCTCTGCATATTTGCTACTGTTGGTATAAGCGAGGACCACCTGGTTTGTTGCGAATCTTACGTACCAGTCAGCATATTCCGGATACATCATATCTGGGATCAAGGAATCATCTGCAACGGCGACTACATCGTATTCCTTATGGATGTCTGTTACATATCTGATCGCCTGAATACTTCCATGCCCCTCTACCTGCACATCGACGCCCGGATGCAACTCTTCAAACTGGCTTTCCATCTCTTCGAAGGGCACAATGAGGCTTCCCGCATAGATTACTTTCAATTTGGCTTCTTCTGTCTGGCTATGTGAAAGGTACATCGCCATAATCAGAGCCACAGCAACAATTGTTACAAGAGTTAGGATATGTCTCACTTTCATCTTTGAATCTCTACCCTGCCCAACCACTTTCATCTTGGAATCTCTATCCACTTACTCATCCATCATCTATCTATCCATTCTTATTTAGTTAATCCCTACCAGGTCCTTATTTAACCTCTATCCTATCCACCCACTTGACACAGTAACTCCCCTCAATCATAAGTTTATCTCGTGGTGTGAGGATAGCAATCCTGAGCGGCCTACCATAGTCA contains:
- the wtpA gene encoding tungstate ABC transporter substrate-binding protein WtpA; this translates as MDRDSKMKVVGQGRDSKMKVRHILTLVTIVAVALIMAMYLSHSQTEEAKLKVIYAGSLIVPFEEMESQFEELHPGVDVQVEGHGSIQAIRYVTDIHKEYDVVAVADDSLIPDMMYPEYADWYVRFATNQVVLAYTNSSKYAEEINESNWYEVLARPGVKFGFSNPMLDACGYRTLTLIQLAELYYGNQTIFDDLIMRNFDPKIQVTEDGGTYTVIVPDVFEPQGDKISVRGGSLQLLALLDYAGIDYAFEYKSVAQQHDLRYLELPAQIDLSSPEYGDIYGKVTVMLGFQRFASVGVERIGIPIFYGFTIPKNAPNQELALEFVKFVLSEGGQSILRDKYQPLVTPAVDNLDKLPPELRDVVVQEIK